The Rhodothermaceae bacterium genome window below encodes:
- a CDS encoding aspartate aminotransferase family protein, whose protein sequence is MTQTTAAQSLGAWLKEADRCVSTWEARWGPYEPHPSLRVDHEALSASYEAYVNRLTGNYPFFHPRYAGQMLKPPHPVAILGYLTAMRINPNNHALDGGPPTAAMEKEVVIELAKMFEFPINALGHLTSSGTIANLEALFVSREEHPDKTIAVSQEAHYTHARMGHVLGVSVENIAADTNGRMDLEALEKALRSRKIGTVVLTAGTTGLGTVDSIAEAIPLCRQYGVRVHVDAAYGGFFRLLSRSEILDPVVARNLDAVKDADSVVLDPHKHGLQPYGCGCVLYRDPTMAKHYLHDSPYTYFTSEDLHLGEISLECSRAGAAAGALWLTLQLLPLSADEGLGPILSSCLEAAQRWHAALEDTPLRSWGKPELDIACYYPEANPNSASAIDRASQALFENSMASTTNPVFLSVLRVQSADLRARTPDMEMDQESVRILRSVLMRPEQANFAESLVDSLVGFVQSHVR, encoded by the coding sequence ATGACCCAGACCACTGCGGCGCAGTCGCTCGGGGCCTGGCTCAAAGAGGCAGATCGCTGTGTGAGCACATGGGAAGCACGTTGGGGTCCCTATGAGCCGCATCCATCTCTCCGTGTAGATCATGAGGCTCTGAGCGCCTCGTATGAAGCCTATGTGAATCGGCTCACGGGGAATTATCCTTTCTTCCACCCCCGTTATGCAGGACAGATGCTCAAGCCACCGCATCCAGTTGCGATTCTGGGTTACCTTACGGCAATGCGCATTAATCCGAACAACCATGCGCTGGATGGTGGGCCGCCAACGGCGGCAATGGAAAAAGAGGTAGTCATCGAACTGGCCAAGATGTTCGAGTTCCCGATAAATGCGTTGGGACATCTGACCAGTAGCGGAACGATTGCCAATCTGGAGGCGCTCTTTGTAAGCCGGGAGGAGCACCCAGACAAAACGATCGCGGTCAGCCAGGAAGCCCATTACACGCATGCCCGCATGGGCCATGTGCTGGGTGTATCGGTAGAGAATATTGCCGCTGATACAAATGGTCGAATGGACCTGGAAGCACTCGAAAAGGCTCTCCGGTCGCGGAAGATCGGAACGGTGGTTCTGACTGCTGGCACGACCGGCTTGGGAACGGTAGATTCGATAGCAGAAGCGATCCCTCTGTGCCGGCAATATGGTGTGCGAGTTCATGTGGATGCTGCATACGGAGGGTTCTTCAGATTGCTGAGCAGGAGCGAGATATTGGATCCTGTAGTTGCCAGAAATCTTGATGCAGTCAAAGACGCGGATTCAGTTGTTTTGGACCCCCATAAACACGGACTTCAGCCATATGGCTGTGGATGCGTTCTCTATCGTGACCCAACGATGGCAAAGCACTATTTGCATGATTCTCCATACACTTACTTTACGAGTGAGGACCTGCATCTGGGTGAAATCAGCCTGGAGTGCTCACGGGCCGGCGCGGCAGCAGGGGCATTGTGGCTGACTCTGCAGCTGTTACCATTGTCTGCAGATGAGGGGCTGGGCCCTATACTCTCTTCCTGTTTAGAGGCCGCACAGCGTTGGCATGCTGCACTGGAGGATACCCCACTCAGAAGCTGGGGAAAGCCGGAACTGGATATCGCGTGTTATTACCCCGAGGCGAATCCAAATTCTGCCAGCGCTATTGACCGGGCTTCTCAGGCACTTTTTGAAAATTCGATGGCTTCCACGACGAACCCGGTGTTTCTGAGCGTTCTTCGTGTACAGTCGGCAGATTTACGTGCCCGCACGCCCGATATGGAGATGGATCAGGAGAGTGTTCGAATTCTGAGAAGTGTCCTGATGCGTCCTGAGCAGGCGAATTTTGCAGAGTCGCTGGTAGACTCCCTAGTGGGTTTTGTACAGTCTCATGTCCGTTGA
- the rlmB gene encoding 23S rRNA (guanosine(2251)-2'-O)-methyltransferase RlmB, which produces MSVDPPLIIAGRNAVREALERTPESLEKVCLQRDARGLNQIRSLATRAGIPVQMLPKDGLRRLADGMTHQGAVAFQAAFSYADYSVMLKDIAADLDTVRAQRPRLLLLDGIQDPRNFGAIVRSAVAFGVQGLIVCAHHMAPANAAMVKASSGTALRMPIARVGRLADVIPELKERGYFVYGTAAHGAHSIWEMDWNCPVALVIGSEGRGLFPDTERICDRLVSIPMDGDVESLNASVATGVLLALAFQPGYRG; this is translated from the coding sequence ATGTCCGTTGATCCCCCACTTATCATTGCCGGACGCAATGCAGTCCGGGAGGCATTGGAGCGCACCCCCGAATCACTGGAGAAGGTATGTCTTCAACGAGATGCTCGCGGTTTGAACCAAATTCGAAGCCTTGCAACCAGAGCGGGGATTCCGGTTCAAATGTTGCCAAAGGACGGACTACGGCGTTTGGCAGATGGGATGACGCATCAAGGAGCTGTAGCATTTCAGGCTGCGTTTTCCTATGCGGATTATTCGGTGATGTTAAAAGACATTGCAGCAGACCTTGATACGGTACGGGCACAGCGCCCGCGGTTATTGTTGTTGGATGGGATTCAGGATCCCCGAAATTTTGGCGCTATCGTCCGTTCGGCTGTTGCATTTGGTGTTCAGGGACTCATTGTATGCGCTCATCACATGGCCCCGGCCAATGCGGCTATGGTCAAGGCTAGCAGTGGCACTGCGCTGCGGATGCCGATTGCTCGCGTTGGTCGACTTGCAGATGTAATTCCCGAGCTAAAAGAACGGGGTTATTTTGTGTATGGTACAGCGGCCCACGGAGCGCATTCGATCTGGGAGATGGACTGGAACTGTCCTGTCGCACTGGTGATCGGTAGTGAGGGGAGAGGATTATTCCCGGATACGGAACGCATTTGTGACCGTCTGGTCTCGATTCCCATGGACGGGGATGTCGAATCACTGAATGCGTCCGTCGCGACCGGTGTCCTCTTGGCGTTGGCTTTTCAGCCGGGCTATAGGGGCTAA
- a CDS encoding amidohydrolase, with protein sequence MYQGININKRIPTHSKWLIALLLTLSMGCTGDRELGEGDTRPILIDGGTVVVMDSTGTILEGGAVLIEDDRIAALLEFDAPRPEGVMRIDATGHLVIPGLINTHGHAAMSLLRGLADDLPLLTWLNDYIFPAEAALVEPDFVYWGTLLSSIEMLKSGTTTFADMYYFRDDIVRASAEAGIRIVTGPHVIGFPAPDYASPEESLSDAAEFMEQYQDHPTVVPSVAAHAVYTTPLSDIEAAFRLAERYSAPFQIHVLEDSSENPTFRELAGMGVIEALDSIGALRPGTVLAHSIYLSDEDVSQIAASGAGIAHNPQSNMKLGIERVAPITKALSAGIPVGLGTDGPASNNDLDLFDEMDTAAKVHKLALGDPAALPAETVFRMATMGSARVLNLHEEIGSLEPGKRADVVLVDMDRAGLTPHYRVYSHLVYAVSGSDVNTVIVNGRIVVQDRKVLTVDEKEVIERARTFGDQVQQVMAELGR encoded by the coding sequence CATTGCTTCTGACCTTGAGTATGGGATGTACGGGAGATCGCGAACTTGGGGAGGGTGACACCCGCCCCATTCTGATCGACGGTGGAACGGTCGTAGTGATGGATAGCACTGGAACGATCCTCGAAGGTGGCGCAGTGCTAATTGAGGATGATCGCATTGCTGCGTTACTTGAGTTTGATGCACCTCGACCGGAAGGAGTCATGCGAATTGATGCAACTGGGCATCTTGTGATTCCCGGCCTGATCAATACCCATGGGCATGCGGCCATGTCTCTTCTGCGTGGACTGGCTGACGACCTCCCCCTACTCACCTGGCTCAATGACTACATCTTCCCAGCAGAGGCTGCACTTGTGGAGCCGGATTTTGTGTACTGGGGCACCTTGCTCTCATCTATTGAGATGCTGAAAAGTGGCACCACCACCTTTGCGGACATGTACTACTTCCGTGATGATATTGTGAGAGCCTCGGCCGAAGCTGGGATTCGCATCGTAACTGGCCCACACGTCATCGGCTTTCCCGCGCCAGACTACGCCTCTCCCGAAGAATCCCTATCGGATGCGGCAGAATTCATGGAGCAGTATCAAGACCATCCCACTGTAGTTCCGTCTGTCGCTGCCCATGCAGTTTATACCACACCTCTTTCAGATATCGAAGCTGCTTTCCGGCTTGCAGAGCGCTATAGTGCTCCATTTCAAATCCACGTACTTGAAGATTCCTCCGAGAACCCAACCTTTCGTGAGTTAGCTGGCATGGGAGTCATTGAGGCGCTCGACTCTATTGGTGCGCTCCGGCCTGGGACCGTGCTCGCCCATTCGATCTACCTGTCAGACGAAGACGTTTCACAAATTGCTGCAAGCGGTGCCGGAATCGCACATAACCCTCAGAGTAACATGAAACTTGGAATCGAAAGGGTCGCCCCGATCACCAAGGCACTCTCTGCAGGAATTCCAGTGGGACTCGGAACAGATGGTCCCGCCTCCAACAATGATCTCGATCTGTTTGATGAAATGGATACCGCTGCAAAGGTTCATAAATTGGCGCTCGGCGACCCCGCTGCCCTGCCAGCGGAAACCGTTTTCCGAATGGCGACCATGGGCAGTGCAAGAGTACTGAATCTGCACGAAGAGATTGGCTCGTTAGAACCGGGGAAGCGCGCCGATGTCGTACTTGTTGACATGGATCGTGCGGGACTGACACCGCATTATCGTGTCTATTCACACTTGGTGTACGCGGTTAGTGGAAGCGATGTCAATACTGTAATCGTGAATGGCCGTATCGTCGTTCAAGACCGTAAAGTCCTCACCGTGGACGAAAAAGAGGTCATTGAAAGAGCGCGCACATTCGGAGACCAAGTGCAGCAAGTGATGGCTGAACTAGGCAGATAG